A portion of the Sabethes cyaneus chromosome 3, idSabCyanKW18_F2, whole genome shotgun sequence genome contains these proteins:
- the LOC128744145 gene encoding sterol carrier protein 2, whose translation MGVPKVYVVGVGMTKFEKPGRRENFDYPQMAKEAVTKALNDARIKYGDVQQATVGYVYGDSTCGQRALYEIGFTGIPVYNVNNNCSTGSTALLLAKQLIETGNNDCILALGFEKMERGSLTSKYMDRTNPVELLVSAMAEKYDITGAPLSAQLFGNAGLEHMQKYGTKPEHFAKIAYKNHKHSTNNPYSQFQDEYSLDQISKSSNVHEFLTKLQCCPTSDGAACCIIASESFVKRHGLEAQAVEIIAMEMSTDLPSSFGEGSAMKIVGYDMTRNAAEKVFAKTNYKPQDVDVVELHDCFSANELITYEALGLCQPGKAAEFIDRGDNTYGGRVVVNPSGGLISKGHPLGATGLAQCSELCWQLRGEADKRQVKGAKLALQHNIGLGGAAVVGLYRLGFPYTRNPINPNLTAAGKIKDTPEGFLVAPYMKLLEEAMGDDRDNLIERVRGIYGFKVTNGPDGAEGYWVINAKVGKGSVTYKGTDKPDVTFIINDIDVVDLISGKLNPQKAFFQGKVKIQGNMGLAMKLVDLQKSANSGIEELRAKL comes from the exons ATGGGAGTGCCTAAAGTTTACGTCGTCGGTGTCGGAATGACTAAA TTCGAGAAACCCGGTCGCCGGGAGAACTTTGACTATCCGCAGATGGCCAAAGAAGCGGTGACAAAGGCGCTCAACGATGCTCGCATCAAGTATGGAGATGTTCAGCAAGCCACGGTCGGCTACGTGTACGGTGACTCAACCTGCGGTCAGCGAGCCTTGTACGAGATAGGCTTCACCGGTATTCCCGTCTACAATGTGAAcaacaactgctcgactgggtcCACAGCGCTTCTGCTGGCAAAGCAACTGATCGAAACCGGAAACAATGATTGCATTTTGGCTCTAGGCTTCGAAAAAATGGAACGTGGTTCGTTAACTTCCAAATACATGGACCGAACCAATCCGGTTGAGCTGCTGGTTTCCGCTATGGCTGAAAAGTACGACATCACCGGGGCCCCACTTTCAGCGCAGCTGTTCGGTAATGCTGGCCTGGAGCACATGCAAAAATATGGCACTAAGCCGGAACATTTCGCCAagattgcctacaaaaaccatAAACATTCCACAAACAACCC CTACTCACAATTCCAAGATGAATACTCTTTAGATCAGATTTCCAAGTCGTCTAACGTGCATGAATTCCTTACGAAGCTACAGTGCTGTCCGACCAGCGATGGTGCTGCGTGTTGCATTATTGCATCGGAAAGCTTTGTGAAACGACACGGACTAGAGGCACAAGCCGTCGAAATTATCGCAATGGAAATGTCTACCGATCTGCCATCGTCGTTTGGT GAGGGAAGTGCCATGAAGATTGTGGGCTACGATATGACCCGCAAtgcggcagaaaaagttttcgcTAAAACCAATTATAAGCCACAGGATGTGGATGTGGTAGAATTGCATGATTGTTTTTCAGCGAACGAACTGATCACGTATGAGGCACTGGGACTTTGCCAGCCTGGTAAAGCAGCAGAATTCATCGATCGTGGCGATAACACGTACGGAGGTCGAGTGGTCGTCAATCCTAGCGGTGGGTTGATCTCTAAGGGACATCCGCTAGGAGCTACTGGGTTAGCTCAGTGTTCGGAATTGTGTTGGCAGCTGCGAGGCGAAGCTGATAAGCGACAAGTTAAAGGAGCTAAGCTTGCCCTACAACACAACATTGGACTGGGTGGTGCTGCTGTTGTGGGACTGTATCGGCTGGGTTTCCCCTATACTAGGAATCCTATCAATCCCAACTTGACTGCCGCCGGAAAGATCAAAGACACACCTGAAGGCTTCCTTGTAGCTCCGTACATGAAACTGCTGGAAGAGGCCATGGGAGATGACAGAGATAATCTGATCGAAAGAGTTCGTGGAATTTACGGTTTCAAGGTTACTAACGGACCTGACGGAGCCGAAGGCTATTGGGTTATCAACGCTAAGGTTGGTAAAGGATCCGTCACTTACAAAGGAACAG ATAAACCCGACGTAACTTTCATTATAAATGACATCGATGTTGTGGATTTGATATCCGGTAAACTGAACCCACAGAAAGCCTTTTTCCAGGGTAAGGTTAAGATTCAGGGCAATATGGGACTTGCAATGAAGCTGGTGGATCTGCAAAAGAGCGCAAACTCCGGTATCGAAGAGTTAAGAGCCAAATTGTAA
- the LOC128740859 gene encoding UDP-glycosyltransferase UGT5-like: protein MKTVLFWFAVVLLVLSNVESYKILGLFPHPGISHHYFFDPVLKGLAAAGHEVTVVSHFPSPNPPSNFTDLKLEGVELLINSVSFEHFEYRPFFSHFMDFFILYDWGNEACKNALESAAIRHVLESKIKYDLILMEQFNNDCMLGVAHLLNAPYIGLSSCPLMPWHYDRIGVPSNPSYIPALFMGYSEKMDFWERMANFITVTTFKWMYSWFNDNSANTMLRERFGPDMPDIKDLQKRTSMLFVNQHYSLGGPKPLTPAVVELGGIHIQEFKELDPTLKKLLDEAEHGVIYISWGSMIRAETLPEDKRNALLAALGSLKQTVVWKWENDTLPNQPSNVHIRKWLPQREILCHPKVRVFMSHGGLLGSSEAAYCGVPVVATPMYGDQFNNAAALEHRGMAFVMPYSKFTQETVSESLRKALDPATMENAKRVSFSYRNRPQSAVETAVWWCEHVVATGGLPLGKSYAIELPWYSYYLIDVQIAVYTFLFVYFWITYRLLKRFCSRTLPGLRDSKVKIN from the exons atgaaaacggttctcttctgGTTTGCAGTCGTACTATTGGTCCTTAGTAATGTTGAATCTTATAAAATTCTTGGACTTTTCCCACATCCTGGTATTAGTCATCACTATTTCTTTGACCCGGTGCTGAAAGGATTGGCCGCCGCAGGTCATGAGGTTACCGTTGTCAGTCACTTTCCCAGTCCGAACCCACCGTCTAATTTTACCGACCTGAAGCTCGAGGGAGTGGAATTGTTGATCAACTCGGTCAGCTTCGAG CACTTCGAATACCGTCCGTTCTTTTCCCATTTCATGGACTTTTTTATTCTGTACGACTGGGGAAATGAAGCGTGCAAAAATGCACTCGAATCTGCCGCTATCCGGCATGTACTGGAGTCCAAGATTAAGTACGACCTAATATTGATGGAACAGTTCAACAACGATTGCATGCTAGGAGTAGCACACTTGCTCAATGCACCCTACATTGGTCTAAGCAGTTGTCCGCTAATGCCATGGCATTATGATAGAATTGGAGTTCCGAGCAATCCTTCCTACATTCCGGCCCTTTTCATGGGATATTCTGAAAAGATGGATTTTTGGGAGAGGATGGCTAACTTCATAACGGTCACTACTTTCAAATGGATGTACAGTTGGTTTAACGATAATTCAGCCAATACAATGCTGAGGGAACGCTTTGGTCCGGATATGCCCGATATCAAGGACTTGCAGAAGCGAACGAGCATGCTATTTGTCAATCAGCATTACTCGCTTGGTGGACCCAAACCGTTGACTCCTGCCGTGGTCGAGCTGGGTGGCATACACATACAGGAATTCAAGGAACTAGATCCTACGCTGAAGAAACTGCTGGACGAAGCCGAACACGGTGTCATCTACATAAGCTGGGGATCCATGATTAGGGCTGAAACTTTGCCAGAGGACAAACGTAACGCTTTGCTTGCGGCGCTTGGATCACTCAAGCAGACGGTCGTTTGGAAGTGGGAAAATGATACGCTTCCGAATCAACCATCCAACGTGCATATTAGGAAGTGGCTTCCACAGCGGGAAATATTAT GTCATCCGAAGGTACGTGTCTTCATGAGCCACGGCGGGCTTCTGGGAAGCTCTGAAGCGGCATACTGCGGCGTACCGGTTGTCGCTACACCAATGTATGGAGACCAA TTTAATAACGCAGCTGCATTAGAACACCGTGGAATGGCTTTTGTTATGCCGTACAGTAAATTCACCCAAGAAACGGTGTCCGAATCTTTGCGAAAAGCGCTAGATCCCGCAACGATGGAAAACGCGAAACGAGTTTCTTTCTCCTATCGAAATCGACCACAAAGCGCGGTCGAAACTGCAGTTTGGTGGTGCGAACATGTCGTCGCCACCGGTGGACTTCCGTTAGGGAAATCATATGCAATCGAACTGCCGTGGTATTCCTATTACTTGATAGACGTGCAGATCGCAGTTTATACGTTCCTGTTCGTCTATTTTTGGATCACGTATCGATTGCTCAAACGGTTTTGCAGTCGAACTTTGCCCGGCTTGAGGGATTCGAAGGTAAAAATTAATTAG
- the LOC128741165 gene encoding UDP-glycosyltransferase UGT5-like → MKTVLLWFAAVLVAIGNVESYKILGLFPHPGISHHYFFDPVLKGLAAAGHEVTVVSHFPSANPPSNFTDLKLEGVELLINSVSFELFEYRPFFSHFMEFFMLYDWGNQACKNALDSPAIKQVLESKVQYDLVLVEQFNNDCMLGVAHLLNAPYIGLSSSPLMPWHYDRVGNPSNPSFIPALFMGYSEKMDFWQRTANFITVTTFKWMYSWFNDNSANKMLRERFGAGIPDIKDLQKRISMLFVNQHYSLSGPKPLTPAVVELGGIHIQDFKELDPTLKKLLDEADHGVIYISWGSMIRAETLPEDKRNALLAALGSLKQTVIWKWENDTLPNQPSNVHIRKWLPQREILCHPKVRVFMSHGGLLGSSEAAFCGVPVVATPMYGDQYNNAAALEHRGMGIVLPYEKITQDTVSESLRKALDPATMENAKRVSFSYRNRPQSAVETAVWWCEHVVATGGLPLGKSHATELPWYIYYLIDVQIAVYTFLFVYHWIEYRLFKRLCCRGVSGFSDADAKVKTN, encoded by the exons ATGAAAACGGTTCTCCTATGGTTTGCAGCTGTACTAGTTGCCATCGGGAATGTTGAATCGTACAAAATTCTTGGACTTTTCCCACATCCCGGCATTAGTCATCACTATTTCTTCGATCCGGTGCTGAAAGGATTGGCCGCCGCAGGTCATGAGGTTACCGTTGTCAGTCACTTCCCCAGTGCGAACCCGCCGTCTAATTTTACCGACCTAAAGCTCGAGGGAGTGGAATTGTTGATCAACTCGGTCAGCTTTGAG CTCTTCGAATACCGACCGTTCTTTTCCCATTTCATGGAGTTTTTTATGCTGTACGACTGGGGAAATCAAGCGTGCAAAAATGCGCTCGATTCCCCCGCCATCAAGCAGGTGCTGGAATCCAAGGTTCAGTACGATCTAGTGCTGGTGGAACAGTTCAACAACGATTGCATGCTAGGAGTGGCACACTTGCTCAATGCACCCTACATTGGCCTGAGCAGCTCTCCACTCATGCCATGGCACTACGATAGGGTTGGAAATCCGAGCAACCCTTCCTTTATACCGGCCCTTTTCATGGGATATTCCGAAAAAATGGACTTTTGGCAAAGAACGGCAAACTTCATAACAGTCACTACTTTCAAATGGATGTACAGTTGGTTCAATGACAATTCAGCTAATAAAATGCTGAGGGAACGCTTCGGTGCTGGTATACCCGATATCAAGGACTTGCAGAAGCGAATTAGTATGCTGTTTGTCAATCAACATTACTCGCTTAGTGGTCCCAAACCGTTGACTCCGGCCGTGGTCGAGCTGGGTGGCATACACATACAGGACTTCAAGGAACTGGACCCTACGCTGAAGAAACTGCTGGACGAAGCCGATCACGGTGTCATCTACATCAGCTGGGGATCCATGATTAGGGCTGAAACCTTGCCGGAGGACAAACGTAACGCTTTGCTTGCAGCGCTTGGATCACTCAAGCAGACGGTCATTTGGAAGTGGGAAAATGATACGCTTCCGAATCAACCATCCAACGTGCATATTAGGAAGTGGCTCCCACAGCGGGAAATACTAT GTCATCCAAAGGTACGCGTTTTCATGAGCCACGGTGGGCTGCTGGGAAGTTCCGAAGCGGCTTTCTGTGGCGTACCGGTTGTCGCTACACCAATGTATGGAGACCAA TATAACAATGCAGCCGCATTGGAACACCGTGGAATGGGTATTGTTTTGCCGTACGAAAAAATCACCCAAGATACGGTGTCCGAATCTCTGCGAAAAGCGTTGGATCCAGCAACGATGGAAAACGCGAAACGAGTTTCCTTCTCCTACCGTAATCGACCCCAAAGTGCCGTCGAAACTGCAGTTTGGTGGTGCGAACATGTCGTCGCCACCGGTGGACTTCCGTTAGGGAAATCACATGCAACCGAACTGCCGTGGTATATCTACTACTTGATAGACGTACAGATCGCGGTTTATACGTTCCTGTTCGTCTATCATTGGATCGAGTATCGATTGTTCAAGCGGCTTTGCTGTCGGGGTGTGTCCGGTTTTAGTGATGCTGATGCGAAGGTGAAAACTAATTAG